From Streptomyces chrestomyceticus JCM 4735, one genomic window encodes:
- a CDS encoding SAM-dependent methyltransferase, producing MSQEARPQSGTVDVSIPSVARMYDYYLGGKDNYAVDREACEELNKVVPSTQVLAVNNRRFLRRVVRWLAQEQGVRQFIDHGSGLPTQDNVHQVAQRVAPESRVVYVDNDPIVLAHGRALLEENRNTAVIQADMRDTDGILSHPEVVRLIDFDRPVAALFVSVLHCIPDEDDPAGLIRRVAERLAPGSFLVVCQLVSEDAATRDFVTEFMRVSTQGQWGRVRTAAELGSFLEGLEILEPGLVEVSTWKPDADIGPKQLTMEWIEYGGVARKR from the coding sequence ATGAGCCAGGAAGCGCGACCACAGTCCGGCACCGTCGACGTCAGCATTCCGAGCGTGGCGCGGATGTACGACTACTACCTCGGCGGCAAGGACAACTACGCCGTGGACCGCGAGGCGTGCGAGGAACTGAACAAGGTCGTGCCGAGCACACAGGTCCTGGCGGTGAACAACCGCCGTTTCCTGCGACGGGTGGTCCGCTGGCTGGCACAGGAGCAGGGCGTACGGCAGTTCATCGACCACGGGTCCGGCCTGCCGACCCAGGACAACGTCCACCAGGTCGCCCAGCGGGTCGCCCCGGAGTCACGGGTGGTCTACGTCGACAACGACCCCATCGTGCTGGCCCACGGCCGCGCGCTGCTGGAGGAGAACCGCAACACCGCGGTCATCCAGGCCGACATGCGCGACACCGACGGCATCCTGAGCCACCCGGAGGTGGTACGGCTGATCGACTTCGACCGGCCGGTGGCCGCGCTGTTCGTGTCCGTGCTGCACTGCATCCCGGACGAGGACGACCCGGCCGGCCTGATCAGGCGGGTCGCGGAACGCCTGGCCCCGGGCAGCTTCCTGGTCGTCTGCCAGTTGGTCAGCGAGGACGCGGCCACCCGTGACTTCGTCACCGAGTTCATGCGGGTCAGCACCCAGGGCCAGTGGGGCCGGGTGCGCACGGCAGCCGAACTGGGCTCGTTCCTGGAGGGGCTGGAGATCCTCGAACCGGGCCTGGTGGAGGTGTCGACATGGAAGCCGGACGCGGACATCGGACCCAAGCAGCTCACCATGGAGTGGATCGAGTACGGCGGGGTCGCCCGCAAGCGGTAG
- a CDS encoding zinc-dependent alcohol dehydrogenase, producing MFKAPLQAVLTERDVPEPAPGEALVKLAYNSICGSDLSFYKGVWHGFTYPVVPGHEWSGTVVEAGGAADLVGQNVVGDLTVACGSCRHCTVGKPTLCADLQELGFTRDGACAEYMTVPTGNLHRLPEGLSLREATQVEPLAVALNAVDRLAVTAGEKVAITGAGGIGLLLAQAVRLRGAEVTVLAEPVTERRQAAHALGVPHTVGGDPGELVGFVEKHPELTPDVVLEASGYPLAVQEAVEAVRSGGRIGLIGYRIEEAATMAPHHIVVKVLSLQASMGPGDRFGEAIELLAAGAVDVDALLSHEFGLADHDRALDVALRRADGNTRSYFNLRA from the coding sequence ATGTTCAAAGCTCCCCTGCAGGCCGTGCTCACCGAGCGCGACGTGCCGGAGCCCGCGCCCGGCGAGGCGCTCGTGAAGCTCGCCTACAACTCGATCTGCGGCAGCGACCTCTCCTTCTACAAGGGGGTCTGGCACGGCTTCACCTACCCCGTGGTGCCGGGGCACGAGTGGAGCGGAACCGTGGTCGAGGCCGGCGGTGCCGCCGACCTGGTCGGCCAGAACGTGGTCGGCGACCTCACCGTGGCCTGCGGAAGCTGCCGGCACTGCACCGTCGGCAAGCCCACCCTCTGCGCCGACCTGCAGGAACTCGGGTTCACCCGGGACGGCGCGTGCGCCGAGTACATGACCGTGCCGACCGGCAACCTGCACCGGCTGCCCGAGGGCCTCTCGCTGCGCGAGGCCACCCAGGTGGAACCCCTGGCGGTGGCGCTGAACGCGGTCGACCGGCTCGCGGTCACGGCCGGCGAGAAGGTGGCGATCACCGGTGCCGGCGGCATCGGCCTGCTGCTCGCCCAGGCCGTACGGCTGCGCGGCGCCGAAGTCACCGTCCTCGCCGAGCCGGTGACCGAACGCCGCCAGGCGGCCCACGCGCTGGGCGTGCCGCACACCGTCGGCGGCGACCCCGGCGAGCTGGTCGGGTTCGTCGAGAAGCACCCCGAGCTGACGCCGGACGTGGTGCTGGAGGCGTCCGGCTACCCGCTGGCGGTACAGGAAGCGGTGGAGGCTGTCCGCTCTGGCGGACGCATCGGTCTGATCGGCTACCGCATCGAGGAAGCCGCCACGATGGCGCCCCACCACATCGTGGTGAAGGTCCTCTCCCTCCAGGCGTCGATGGGGCCCGGGGACCGGTTCGGCGAGGCCATCGAGCTGCTGGCCGCCGGGGCGGTCGACGTGGACGCGCTGCTGAGCCACGAGTTCGGCCTGGCCGACCACGACCGGGCGCTGGACGTGGCGCTGCGCCGCGCCGACGGCAACACCCGCTCGTACTTCAACCTCCGCGCCTGA
- a CDS encoding DegT/DnrJ/EryC1/StrS family aminotransferase, translating into MTRSLAVQGGSPVRTRPWPLWPQPAPGAVRALEGVLTSGRWSISGPYRGAPSQERRFAQAFAAYNGVEHCVPAASGTASLMLAMEACGIGAGDEVIVPGLSWVASGSTVLGINAVPVFCDVDPDTLCLDPAAVESALTERTKAIVVVHLYSAVAAMDALRALADRHGLPLLEDCAQAHGAEYRGVKVGALATAGTFSMQHSKVLTSGEGGAVITRDAEFARRVEHLRADGRCLAGQPVGDGRMELVETGELMGSNRCVSEFQAALLVEQLGVLDEQNERRRRNAALLDKLLADEGYQPQTTSEGTSTRTYYTYAARLPEGELTHVDATAVGEALTAELGFPVAPCYAPITRNRLYDPRSRGRFALGVQHESRIDPKRFELPVCEEAARRTVTVHHAALLGDESDMHDIATAFGKVVRHGALLTG; encoded by the coding sequence ATGACCCGGTCCCTGGCCGTGCAAGGCGGCAGCCCGGTACGTACCCGCCCCTGGCCCCTGTGGCCGCAGCCGGCCCCCGGCGCGGTCCGGGCGCTGGAGGGGGTGCTCACCTCCGGCCGCTGGTCGATCAGCGGCCCCTACCGGGGTGCCCCGTCCCAGGAGCGGCGCTTCGCGCAGGCGTTCGCCGCGTACAACGGGGTCGAGCACTGCGTACCCGCGGCCAGCGGCACCGCCAGCCTGATGCTCGCCATGGAGGCGTGCGGCATCGGCGCCGGCGACGAGGTGATCGTCCCCGGGCTGTCCTGGGTGGCGTCCGGTTCGACCGTCCTCGGCATCAACGCGGTCCCGGTCTTCTGCGACGTGGACCCCGACACGCTGTGCCTGGACCCCGCCGCCGTGGAGAGCGCGCTGACCGAGCGCACCAAGGCGATCGTCGTCGTCCACCTGTACTCGGCGGTCGCCGCCATGGACGCGCTGCGCGCCCTGGCCGACCGGCACGGACTGCCACTGCTGGAGGACTGCGCGCAGGCGCACGGCGCGGAGTACCGCGGCGTCAAGGTCGGCGCGCTGGCCACCGCCGGGACCTTCAGCATGCAGCACAGCAAGGTGCTCACCAGCGGTGAGGGCGGCGCCGTCATCACCCGGGACGCGGAGTTCGCGCGCCGTGTGGAGCACCTGCGCGCCGACGGGCGCTGCCTGGCCGGGCAGCCGGTCGGCGACGGGCGGATGGAGCTGGTGGAGACCGGCGAACTGATGGGTTCGAACCGGTGCGTGTCGGAGTTCCAGGCCGCGCTGCTCGTCGAGCAGCTCGGTGTGCTGGACGAGCAGAACGAGCGGCGGCGGCGCAACGCCGCGCTCCTGGACAAGCTGCTGGCCGACGAGGGCTACCAGCCGCAGACGACGTCCGAGGGCACCAGTACCCGTACGTACTACACCTATGCCGCCCGGCTGCCCGAGGGCGAACTGACCCACGTGGACGCGACGGCCGTCGGCGAGGCGCTCACCGCCGAACTCGGCTTCCCCGTCGCCCCGTGCTACGCGCCGATCACCCGCAACCGCCTGTACGACCCCAGGAGCCGTGGCCGCTTCGCGCTGGGTGTCCAGCACGAGAGCCGCATCGATCCCAAGCGCTTCGAGCTGCCGGTGTGCGAGGAGGCGGCCCGGCGCACCGTCACCGTGCACCACGCCGCCCTGCTCGGGGACGAGAGCGACATGCATGACATCGCGACGGCCTTCGGCAAGGTCGTGCGGCACGGCGCCCTGCTGACCGGCTGA
- a CDS encoding 2-deoxy-scyllo-inosose synthase yields the protein MHVTAITMEDTSFPYRLGTECAEEIVARLGERAASRYLVVCDTTVAALYGRDLVARLEKDAGPAVLLTHPAGEVHKRIGTVGDLAEQALAQGADRRSVVVALGGGITGNIAGLLASLLFRGITLVHVPTTVVAMLDSVLSLKQAVNASFGKNLVGTFYQPAEVLADTAMLRTLPARELRSGMGEVVKNALAIRPSMIERLSAELRPDARYEDAAMRWIIEESVAAKAQVTGADKHERRDGLVLEYGHTTGHAIEHAARGEVAHGAGVAVGMIVAAEVSRLLGHASGDLVGLHRELVAKAGLEGSVPALVDPADVKHWLTYDNKRGYLPCPPAATPMVLLSAPGEVLRSGPLPLVPVPLELLGRAVDALAAPAGQSAGAERLSPAPA from the coding sequence ATGCACGTCACCGCCATCACCATGGAAGACACCAGCTTTCCCTACCGGCTCGGGACCGAGTGCGCCGAGGAGATCGTCGCGCGCCTCGGCGAGCGCGCGGCCAGCCGCTACCTCGTGGTGTGCGACACCACGGTGGCCGCGCTCTACGGACGCGACCTGGTCGCCCGGCTGGAGAAGGACGCCGGTCCCGCCGTCCTCCTGACCCACCCGGCGGGCGAGGTGCACAAGCGCATCGGCACCGTCGGCGACCTCGCCGAGCAGGCCCTGGCCCAGGGTGCCGACCGGCGCAGCGTCGTGGTGGCGCTGGGCGGCGGCATCACCGGCAACATCGCCGGGCTGCTGGCCTCCCTGCTGTTCCGCGGCATCACCCTGGTGCACGTGCCCACCACCGTGGTGGCGATGCTGGACTCGGTGCTGTCGCTGAAGCAGGCGGTCAACGCGAGTTTCGGCAAGAACCTGGTCGGCACCTTCTACCAGCCGGCCGAGGTGCTCGCCGACACGGCGATGCTGCGTACGCTCCCGGCGCGGGAGCTGCGCTCGGGCATGGGCGAGGTGGTCAAGAACGCGCTGGCCATCCGCCCGTCGATGATCGAGCGGCTCTCCGCCGAGCTGCGGCCGGACGCGCGCTACGAGGACGCCGCGATGCGGTGGATCATCGAGGAGAGCGTGGCGGCCAAGGCGCAGGTCACCGGTGCGGACAAGCACGAGCGGCGGGACGGTCTGGTGCTGGAGTACGGGCACACCACCGGGCACGCCATCGAGCACGCCGCGCGGGGCGAGGTCGCGCACGGCGCGGGAGTGGCCGTCGGCATGATCGTGGCCGCCGAGGTGTCCCGGCTGCTCGGGCACGCCTCCGGCGACCTGGTCGGTCTGCACCGCGAACTGGTCGCCAAGGCAGGTCTGGAGGGGTCCGTCCCGGCACTGGTGGACCCGGCGGACGTCAAGCACTGGCTGACCTACGACAACAAGCGCGGCTATCTGCCGTGCCCGCCCGCCGCCACCCCGATGGTGCTGCTGTCCGCTCCCGGCGAGGTGCTGCGCAGCGGTCCGCTGCCGCTGGTGCCCGTGCCGCTGGAGCTGCTGGGCCGCGCCGTCGACGCGCTGGCGGCGCCCGCCGGGCAGTCGGCCGGTGCCGAGCGCCTGTCGCCCGCCCCGGCTTGA
- a CDS encoding glycosyltransferase family 4 protein, with protein sequence MLRLTPFFHHDQVESWPAEYDAVGGMQVQILRLSRELAARGVEQQVLTVGFPGLPKRRLDRPGLVVRVTRAPLPPIRSQLTGLVGLNQAWLAGALAACVRLRRRWRPDLIHVHADGQLWALLAGPLAARVMGVPYCLTLHCSRLSVYEPMSRVDQFQHRLVRAVESHAVRRAARVSALTSRTAGVVARALSMDPASIDIVPDSVGDLSPRPAGEVAELRRSLEVADGTALVGYVGRVAHEKGWRDFVALARRWQSLPGTPPAVFLVVGDGPQRERMGKAVADAGLTDRFRFTGFLPHADIPAVMTALDVLVMPSAHEELGGSAIEAMMCGTPVAGYSVGGLRETVGTVTPGLLVPRGDVAALTDAVRGVVEEPEGPRGRVAGARERLGTAYGSGSATDRALEHYAHALRAAGSAR encoded by the coding sequence GTGCTGCGGCTGACCCCGTTCTTCCACCACGACCAGGTCGAGAGCTGGCCCGCCGAGTACGACGCCGTCGGCGGGATGCAGGTGCAGATCCTGCGGCTGTCGCGTGAGCTGGCGGCGCGCGGCGTCGAACAGCAGGTGCTGACCGTCGGCTTCCCCGGCCTGCCGAAGCGGCGCCTGGACCGGCCGGGGCTGGTGGTGCGCGTGACCCGCGCGCCGCTGCCCCCGATCCGGTCGCAGCTCACCGGGCTCGTCGGCCTCAACCAGGCATGGCTGGCCGGGGCGTTGGCCGCCTGTGTGCGGCTGCGCCGGCGGTGGCGTCCCGACCTGATCCATGTGCATGCCGACGGGCAGTTGTGGGCGCTGCTGGCCGGGCCGCTGGCGGCTCGCGTCATGGGCGTGCCGTACTGCCTGACGCTGCACTGTTCACGGCTGTCGGTCTACGAGCCGATGTCCCGGGTCGACCAGTTCCAGCACCGGCTGGTGCGCGCCGTCGAGAGCCATGCGGTGCGGCGCGCGGCCCGGGTGTCCGCCCTGACCTCCCGTACGGCGGGTGTCGTCGCGCGGGCCCTGTCGATGGACCCCGCGTCCATCGACATCGTGCCCGACTCGGTCGGCGACCTGTCGCCCCGGCCCGCCGGGGAGGTGGCCGAGCTGCGGCGTTCGCTGGAGGTCGCGGACGGGACCGCCCTGGTCGGTTACGTGGGGCGGGTGGCGCACGAGAAGGGGTGGCGGGACTTTGTCGCCCTGGCTCGCCGCTGGCAGTCGCTGCCGGGAACGCCGCCCGCGGTGTTCCTGGTGGTCGGCGACGGGCCGCAGCGTGAGCGGATGGGCAAGGCGGTGGCCGACGCGGGGCTGACGGACCGGTTCCGTTTCACCGGCTTCCTGCCGCACGCCGACATCCCGGCGGTGATGACCGCCCTGGACGTGCTGGTCATGCCCTCGGCCCACGAGGAACTGGGCGGCAGCGCCATCGAGGCGATGATGTGCGGCACGCCGGTCGCCGGATACTCGGTGGGCGGGCTGCGGGAGACCGTGGGCACCGTCACGCCGGGGCTGCTGGTGCCGCGCGGGGACGTGGCCGCCCTCACCGACGCCGTACGCGGCGTCGTGGAGGAGCCCGAAGGCCCCCGGGGACGGGTGGCCGGCGCCCGGGAGCGGCTGGGCACGGCGTACGGCAGCGGGTCGGCCACCGACCGGGCCCTGGAGCACTACGCCCATGCGCTGCGTGCCGCGGGAAGCGCGCGATGA
- a CDS encoding ABC transporter ATP-binding protein, with the protein MSAPPVRTGSLWRCARYLRPHRWLMIGACAAALGSMLAGLSMPLVLQRLVDGPVAHKDMAALPWTLIGFTVLGCLEAVLLGARRLLVVRPSTRLETTLRADLFRHVQRLPSSFHTRWSSGQLLSRTVSDIAELGRFFAFSAVYLLVNTAALLAGLAVLAYLSPFLALIVLVTYLPMVLATILFEKRFHVAARSAQDQSGDLTTTVEESVLGIRVLKAFGRGPETVRRFTAQARALRRTELRKISLTAALWWLITALPEVGIVALMGFGGYGTATGTLTLGTLMAAITVATYMRWPADTLGWLIADASTAASAADRYWQLRDAPLAVREPAAPRPLARPVRGELRVEDVHYRLPGAGEAVLRGIDLTVRPGSTLALVGATGSGKSTLVSLLSRLDDPTHGRITLDGTDLRDLSLDALRSVVTCAFDDPVLFSGTVRDNVALGLPPEERDDARIWEALRLAHAADFVAALPEQLDTRVGEEGVGLSGGQRQRLALARAVLPRPAVLVLDNALSALDVHTEREVEAALRTVMANVTTVLVAHRPATLRAADRVALIADGRVAATGTHDELMATDRRYRHLLRSPVNDLVPDGPQGPPSQDPARKVRA; encoded by the coding sequence ATGAGCGCCCCGCCCGTCCGCACCGGATCGCTGTGGCGCTGCGCCCGCTATCTCCGGCCGCACCGCTGGCTGATGATCGGGGCCTGCGCCGCCGCCCTCGGCTCGATGCTCGCCGGGCTGTCCATGCCGCTGGTCCTCCAGCGGCTGGTGGACGGTCCTGTCGCCCACAAGGACATGGCGGCGCTGCCGTGGACCCTCATCGGCTTCACGGTGCTGGGGTGCCTGGAGGCCGTACTGCTGGGAGCCCGCCGGCTGCTGGTCGTCCGGCCGTCGACACGGCTGGAGACGACGCTGCGCGCGGACCTGTTCCGCCATGTGCAGCGGCTGCCCTCCTCGTTCCACACCCGCTGGAGTTCGGGGCAGTTGCTGTCCCGGACGGTCTCCGACATCGCCGAGCTGGGCCGGTTCTTCGCGTTCTCCGCGGTGTACCTGCTGGTCAACACGGCGGCGCTGCTGGCGGGGCTGGCCGTGCTGGCGTACCTGTCGCCGTTCCTCGCGCTGATCGTGCTGGTGACGTACCTGCCGATGGTGCTCGCCACCATCCTCTTCGAGAAGCGCTTCCACGTGGCGGCCCGCTCCGCGCAGGACCAGAGCGGTGATCTCACCACCACCGTGGAGGAATCGGTGCTGGGCATCCGCGTGCTGAAGGCGTTCGGCCGCGGCCCGGAGACCGTACGCCGCTTCACCGCGCAGGCCCGCGCGCTGCGCCGTACCGAACTGCGCAAGATCTCCCTGACCGCCGCCCTGTGGTGGCTGATCACCGCCCTGCCCGAGGTGGGCATCGTCGCCCTGATGGGATTCGGCGGCTACGGCACCGCCACCGGCACGCTGACCCTGGGCACCCTGATGGCGGCGATCACCGTCGCCACCTACATGCGCTGGCCCGCCGACACCCTGGGCTGGCTGATCGCCGACGCCAGTACCGCGGCGTCCGCCGCCGACCGGTACTGGCAACTGCGGGACGCCCCGCTCGCCGTGCGCGAACCGGCGGCCCCCCGCCCGCTGGCGCGTCCGGTACGCGGCGAGCTGCGGGTCGAGGACGTGCACTACCGGCTGCCGGGCGCCGGCGAGGCCGTACTGCGCGGCATCGACCTGACGGTGCGCCCCGGCAGCACCCTCGCCCTCGTCGGCGCCACCGGCTCGGGCAAGTCCACCCTCGTCTCGCTGCTGTCCCGGCTGGACGACCCCACCCACGGCCGGATCACGCTGGACGGCACCGATCTGCGCGACCTCTCGCTGGACGCGCTGCGGTCGGTGGTGACCTGCGCGTTCGACGATCCCGTGCTGTTCTCGGGCACCGTACGGGACAACGTCGCCCTCGGCCTGCCCCCGGAGGAGCGCGACGACGCCCGGATCTGGGAGGCGCTGCGGCTGGCGCACGCCGCCGACTTCGTCGCGGCCCTGCCCGAGCAGCTCGACACCCGGGTCGGCGAGGAGGGCGTGGGCCTGTCCGGCGGGCAGCGGCAGCGGCTGGCGCTCGCCCGCGCCGTACTGCCCCGCCCCGCCGTCCTGGTCCTGGACAACGCGCTGTCCGCGCTGGACGTGCACACCGAGCGGGAGGTGGAGGCGGCGCTGCGCACCGTGATGGCGAACGTCACCACCGTCCTCGTCGCCCACCGCCCGGCCACCCTGCGCGCGGCGGACCGGGTCGCGCTGATCGCCGACGGGCGGGTGGCCGCCACCGGCACCCACGACGAACTCATGGCCACCGACCGGCGCTACCGCCACCTGCTGCGTTCCCCGGTCAACGACCTGGTGCCGGACGGGCCGCAGGGCCCGCCGTCCCAGGACCCCGCACGGAAGGTACGCGCCTGA
- a CDS encoding ABC transporter ATP-binding protein, translating to MPEDRQENDTVAPGPSGAPGPDVDRAADEADGRPDDRRLRERRNQLLRTLLAPERRRLTRAVGLALLENVCALVTPLLIAAAIDRGVPAAADGRWGPLTAYAALALTAGTATATLRYGFLRYSGNIAQTLLFRLRCRTFAHAVRLPLSYHEAAPSGSVVARLSSDVESVEEVLEMGLDGLFSALFSMVGTVAVMLWLDLPMAAVVLALFIPLYLLTRWFRDRSRRAYRRTRGATERIVQHTGETYNGIRAVQAFRKEGENTARLREMDATYATARAASGRVSACFSGGVKLIGNLSLALLLALGAFRIASGHLEAGALTAFLLYVHRLYDPIDELASFANAFSAASAGLERIGVLFHAPDTLPEPADPKPLPAVSAPGRVRFEDVRFRYTASSPHVLAGLDLDLAPAETVALVGTTGAGKSTLAKLLARLYDPTGGRITLDGADLREVADAELRSGVCMVTQEPFLFSGSVADNIALGRPDATRADIVAAAEAVGAHGFISALPEGYDSDVHKRGAGLSAGQRQLVALARVMLSAPRVLILDEATSSMDAPTERAVHTALHRVLAGRTALIIAHSLTTAAIADRVLVLENGVVVEDGPPAVLAAGDGPFAGLYRGWLSATDGRTHHPAHH from the coding sequence ATGCCCGAGGACCGGCAGGAGAACGATACGGTCGCCCCCGGGCCCTCGGGCGCCCCCGGACCGGACGTGGACCGGGCGGCGGACGAGGCCGACGGCCGGCCGGACGACCGGCGGCTGCGGGAGCGCCGCAACCAGTTGCTGCGCACCCTGCTCGCGCCCGAGCGGCGCCGGCTGACCCGCGCCGTCGGCCTGGCGCTGCTGGAGAACGTCTGCGCGCTCGTCACCCCGCTGCTGATCGCCGCCGCCATCGACCGGGGTGTGCCCGCGGCGGCGGACGGCCGCTGGGGTCCGCTGACCGCCTACGCGGCCCTCGCGCTGACGGCCGGGACGGCCACCGCCACCCTGCGGTACGGCTTCCTGCGCTACTCCGGGAACATCGCGCAGACCCTGCTGTTCCGGCTGCGCTGCCGCACCTTCGCGCACGCCGTGCGCCTGCCGCTCTCCTATCACGAGGCCGCGCCCTCGGGCAGCGTCGTCGCCCGGCTCTCCAGCGACGTGGAGTCGGTCGAGGAGGTGTTGGAGATGGGCCTGGACGGCCTGTTCTCCGCCCTGTTCTCGATGGTGGGGACGGTCGCCGTGATGCTCTGGCTCGACCTGCCGATGGCCGCCGTCGTGCTCGCCCTGTTCATCCCGCTGTACCTGCTCACCCGCTGGTTCCGGGACCGTTCGCGGCGCGCCTACCGGCGTACCCGGGGCGCCACCGAGCGGATCGTGCAGCACACCGGCGAGACGTACAACGGCATCCGCGCCGTGCAGGCGTTCCGCAAGGAGGGCGAGAACACCGCGCGGCTGCGGGAGATGGACGCCACGTACGCCACGGCGCGGGCCGCCTCCGGGCGGGTCAGTGCCTGCTTCAGCGGCGGCGTCAAGCTGATCGGCAACCTCTCGCTGGCCCTGCTGCTGGCCCTCGGCGCGTTCCGTATCGCGAGCGGCCACCTCGAAGCGGGCGCGCTGACCGCGTTCCTGCTGTACGTGCACCGGCTGTACGACCCGATCGACGAACTCGCCTCGTTCGCCAACGCGTTCTCCGCCGCGTCGGCCGGACTGGAGCGGATCGGCGTCCTCTTCCACGCGCCCGACACACTGCCCGAGCCCGCCGACCCCAAGCCGCTGCCCGCGGTGTCCGCCCCCGGCCGCGTCCGCTTCGAGGACGTGCGCTTCCGCTACACCGCCTCCTCCCCGCACGTACTGGCCGGACTGGACCTGGACCTGGCGCCCGCGGAGACCGTGGCGCTGGTCGGTACGACCGGGGCGGGCAAGTCGACGCTGGCCAAGCTGCTGGCGCGGCTGTACGACCCGACGGGCGGCCGGATCACCCTGGACGGGGCCGACCTGCGCGAGGTGGCCGACGCCGAACTGCGCTCCGGCGTCTGCATGGTCACCCAGGAACCGTTCCTCTTCTCCGGCTCGGTGGCGGACAACATCGCCCTGGGCCGGCCGGACGCCACCCGCGCGGACATCGTCGCGGCGGCCGAGGCCGTCGGCGCGCACGGTTTCATCAGCGCGCTGCCCGAGGGGTACGACAGCGACGTCCACAAGCGCGGCGCCGGTCTGTCGGCCGGCCAGCGCCAGCTCGTCGCGCTGGCCCGGGTGATGCTGAGCGCGCCCCGCGTCCTGATCCTCGACGAGGCCACCTCCAGCATGGACGCCCCCACCGAGCGGGCCGTGCACACGGCCCTGCACCGGGTGCTGGCCGGCCGTACCGCCCTGATCATCGCGCACAGCCTGACCACGGCCGCCATCGCCGACCGGGTGCTGGTCCTGGAGAACGGCGTGGTCGTGGAGGACGGGCCGCCCGCCGTACTGGCGGCGGGCGACGGGCCCTTCGCCGGCCTGTACCGCGGCTGGCTGTCCGCGACCGACGGGCGCACCCACCACCCCGCGCACCACTGA
- a CDS encoding GMC oxidoreductase has product MEHLRGPSPLANPGARHPELLGPAHRDGFGDEAADRVWDVCVIGSGASGAVAADRLVRQGLDVLMVEEGFRLAGHVDLDEAETLCRQAVARDDEGNWTDEGWPWTTSNLGGGTVFYGGASFRYQPFDFDPGSLIDTGGTEVRWPYTLADLAPYYEVLERRLGVCGGPPAEGSNGARHSRGPAHEPSAAARVLYAAGESLGYRPFPTPLAINRDPYEGRAGCDRVSLCVSHACPTGAKGDVVAVFLAPLAAHPNFMLRTGVRAVRLEQDRAGEVSALRCLDRVSGQTREVRARAFVLACNAIQTAALLLRSRTTYSPSGVGNHSGLVGRGLCVKLSEYVSGVVQAAPEVLADPDVHKGPFSTVAFLDHYLDEDCPTGVGGLIYESKRDRAPKLVRDALELRIETILSDHPNLDNRVGLSRYVDEDGLPAIVLDYRTDPRDQARLRYMTGRCERLLRAAGANGIRHKATGFAQGSSHLHGTCRAGDDPARSVVDGWGRVHSADNVYVVDGSFMPYPGGLNPTLTIQAHALRTSKAVASHLAAPHAAHV; this is encoded by the coding sequence ATGGAGCACCTACGGGGACCCTCGCCGCTGGCGAATCCCGGCGCCCGGCACCCGGAACTCCTGGGGCCCGCGCACCGCGACGGTTTCGGCGACGAGGCCGCTGACCGCGTGTGGGACGTCTGTGTCATCGGCAGCGGGGCGAGCGGGGCCGTCGCCGCGGACCGGCTGGTCCGCCAGGGGCTCGACGTCCTGATGGTCGAGGAGGGCTTCCGGCTCGCCGGGCACGTGGACCTCGACGAGGCCGAGACCCTGTGCCGGCAGGCCGTCGCCCGCGACGACGAGGGCAACTGGACCGACGAGGGCTGGCCGTGGACCACCTCCAACCTCGGTGGCGGCACGGTCTTCTACGGCGGTGCCTCGTTCCGCTACCAGCCCTTCGACTTCGACCCGGGCAGCCTCATCGACACCGGCGGCACCGAGGTGCGCTGGCCGTACACCCTCGCGGATCTGGCGCCCTATTACGAGGTGCTGGAGCGGCGTCTGGGGGTGTGCGGCGGCCCGCCGGCCGAGGGCTCGAACGGCGCGCGGCACAGCCGCGGCCCCGCCCACGAGCCGTCCGCCGCCGCCCGGGTGCTGTACGCGGCCGGCGAGTCGCTGGGCTACCGGCCGTTCCCCACGCCGCTGGCCATCAACCGTGACCCGTACGAGGGGCGCGCCGGGTGCGACCGGGTGTCGCTGTGCGTCAGCCACGCCTGCCCCACCGGTGCCAAGGGCGATGTCGTCGCGGTCTTCCTGGCGCCGCTGGCCGCCCACCCCAACTTCATGCTGCGCACCGGCGTCCGCGCCGTACGCCTGGAACAGGACCGCGCCGGGGAGGTCTCCGCGCTGCGCTGCCTGGACCGGGTGAGCGGACAGACCAGGGAGGTGCGCGCCCGCGCGTTCGTCCTGGCGTGCAACGCGATCCAGACGGCGGCCCTGCTGCTGCGGTCCCGCACGACGTACTCCCCCTCCGGTGTCGGCAACCACTCCGGACTGGTGGGGCGGGGCCTGTGCGTCAAGCTGAGCGAGTACGTCAGCGGTGTCGTGCAGGCCGCGCCGGAGGTCCTGGCGGACCCGGACGTCCACAAGGGCCCGTTCTCCACCGTGGCGTTCCTGGACCACTACCTGGACGAGGACTGCCCCACGGGCGTGGGCGGTCTGATCTACGAGTCCAAGCGGGACCGGGCGCCCAAGCTCGTCCGGGACGCACTGGAACTGCGGATCGAGACGATCCTGTCCGACCACCCCAACCTGGACAACCGCGTCGGGCTGTCCCGTTACGTCGACGAGGACGGCCTGCCCGCCATCGTCCTCGACTACCGCACCGACCCGCGCGACCAGGCCCGGCTGCGCTACATGACCGGACGCTGCGAGCGGCTGCTGCGCGCCGCCGGGGCGAACGGCATCCGCCACAAGGCCACCGGTTTCGCGCAGGGCAGCTCCCATCTGCACGGCACCTGCCGGGCCGGTGACGACCCGGCTCGTTCGGTGGTGGACGGCTGGGGCCGGGTGCACTCGGCGGACAACGTCTACGTCGTCGACGGCAGCTTCATGCCGTACCCCGGCGGCCTCAACCCCACCCTGACCATCCAGGCCCACGCCCTGCGCACCAGCAAGGCCGTCGCGTCCCATCTGGCGGCCCCGCACGCCGCCCATGTGTGA